In Geitlerinema sp. PCC 9228, one genomic interval encodes:
- a CDS encoding J domain-containing protein gives MTLSFQIERGLFAFDVTDHHAILGIPMDASMGEVRKRYIKLARLLHPDSCKATTPEKQQRAMQLFSKLVNPAYNTLVSDSNYAEHKILLRTVSERTQQDSPQITWQWEPAQKLLSASQWENDYKQAIDELAGEQYQDVEAAVDTIAKLSELNLAYLIRQAQTTTSYPYQGTQSQAASSATGSQSSHSSAETASTSEPGSYADRYCTRAEELIASNSLDMAKKELQDAIKLDPNHAYSHALLGSVYLKQNQLTVAKVHINKALQLHPQQSKALEAKKKLDRLQGKSTGKSGSSKSSKPAKGKKGKSDGGLFGGLFGGKKK, from the coding sequence GTGACTCTGTCCTTTCAGATAGAACGCGGATTATTTGCTTTCGACGTTACCGACCATCACGCCATTTTGGGCATTCCCATGGATGCGTCGATGGGAGAAGTACGCAAGCGATATATCAAACTGGCGCGATTGCTACACCCGGATAGCTGTAAAGCCACGACGCCAGAAAAGCAACAACGAGCCATGCAGTTGTTTTCCAAATTGGTTAACCCGGCGTACAATACGCTGGTTAGCGATAGCAACTACGCCGAACACAAGATTTTGTTGCGTACCGTTTCCGAACGAACCCAGCAAGATTCCCCACAAATTACCTGGCAGTGGGAACCTGCCCAAAAATTGTTATCGGCTTCCCAGTGGGAAAATGACTACAAGCAAGCCATTGACGAACTAGCTGGCGAACAGTATCAAGACGTGGAGGCAGCTGTCGATACCATCGCCAAACTGAGCGAGTTAAATTTAGCTTATCTGATCCGTCAAGCCCAGACCACCACCAGCTATCCTTACCAAGGTACACAAAGCCAAGCTGCCAGTTCAGCAACTGGTAGCCAATCCAGTCACTCTTCGGCAGAAACCGCTTCTACTTCTGAGCCTGGGTCTTATGCCGATCGCTACTGTACCAGAGCCGAAGAACTCATCGCTAGCAATAGCTTGGATATGGCGAAGAAAGAACTGCAAGACGCCATTAAGCTAGACCCCAACCATGCCTACAGCCACGCTTTGCTAGGCAGCGTTTACTTAAAACAAAACCAACTAACTGTCGCCAAAGTTCATATCAACAAAGCCTTACAGCTTCACCCCCAACAAAGCAAAGCACTAGAGGCGAAGAAAAAATTAGACCGCTTGCAGGGGAAATCTACTGGCAAATCAGGCTCTAGCAAATCATCAAAGCCAGCCAAAGGCAAGAAAGGCAAATCTGATGGGGGATTGTTTGGCGGTCTGTTTGGCGGTAAGAAAAAATAA
- the egtD gene encoding L-histidine N(alpha)-methyltransferase, which translates to MEKLNFYDFQPKPANFHDEVIRGLSQPQKGIAPKFFYDKRGSELFDRICEVEEYYPTRTEVSLLQQYSREIAQLVGENVLLIEYGSGNSSKVRILLDAFAKPAAYMPIDISKEHMMQATAELAQSYPDLNIVAVCADYTQDFSLPATAARKRFIFFPGSTIGNLEPTAAVNLLQKACQKLTSGDAMLVGADLKKDSKRLEAAYNDAEGVTAAFNLNLLTRINRELQGNFDLNAFKHYAFYNPEFGRIEMHLKSLENQKVQIGDREFSFDKGETIHTESSYKYSPEEFQELARKAGFVPSKVWTDSERLFSLHYLNVP; encoded by the coding sequence ATGGAGAAGTTGAACTTTTACGACTTTCAACCCAAACCAGCCAATTTCCACGATGAGGTAATTCGCGGTTTGTCGCAACCGCAAAAAGGAATTGCCCCAAAATTTTTTTATGACAAGCGTGGTTCGGAACTGTTCGATCGAATTTGCGAAGTAGAAGAATACTATCCCACGCGAACAGAGGTCAGCCTGCTGCAGCAATACAGCCGCGAAATTGCCCAGTTGGTTGGGGAAAATGTCCTTTTAATTGAATACGGTAGCGGCAACAGTTCTAAGGTAAGAATTCTGCTCGATGCTTTTGCCAAACCAGCGGCGTATATGCCCATCGATATTTCTAAAGAACATATGATGCAGGCAACGGCGGAATTGGCTCAAAGCTATCCAGACTTAAATATTGTAGCTGTTTGTGCCGATTATACGCAAGATTTTTCTTTGCCAGCTACAGCAGCGAGGAAACGGTTTATTTTCTTTCCCGGTAGTACCATCGGCAATTTAGAACCGACAGCGGCGGTCAATCTGCTGCAAAAGGCTTGTCAAAAACTAACATCAGGAGATGCCATGTTAGTGGGAGCCGATTTAAAAAAAGACTCCAAACGCCTAGAAGCTGCCTACAATGACGCTGAAGGCGTAACGGCAGCTTTTAATTTAAATTTATTGACGCGAATTAACCGAGAACTACAGGGAAATTTCGATCTAAATGCTTTCAAACACTATGCATTTTACAATCCTGAATTCGGTAGAATTGAAATGCATCTGAAAAGTTTGGAAAACCAAAAAGTGCAAATCGGCGATCGCGAGTTTTCTTTTGATAAAGGAGAAACTATTCACACGGAAAGTTCCTACAAATACAGTCCGGAAGAATTTCAAGAATTGGCCCGCAAAGCTGGTTTTGTTCCCAGCAAAGTGTGGACCGATTCGGAACGTTTGTTTAGCTTGCATTATTTAAACGTTCCTTAG